The genomic window CTCGATGCTGTCATTGTCTTCATTGAGATCACTGTCAGCATCAACAGCAGCAGCTGCCACCACTAGGTGTTCTACCATTTGTTGCGGAACATTTCCATTGTTATTGGCAAATGCGATGCTATCACTTTGATTCTCCTCTATGTACACTCCTTGATGGCACATAGGACATGTATCCTGAATGTACAACCATTTACGCAGGCAAAGCGCATGGAAATAATGATTGCAAGGTGTGATACGCGCTGAAGTGGTGAACTCCTGGTAGCAAATTGCACACACATCGCCAATGTCATGCAAATTACTGCCTTTTACTTCTGGCAAAGAATTAATTTTCTTAACAGCAGTCCTCCGATTTATAAATGTTTTCCATCCATTGCATGCTTGCAAATAAATGTTAAAGTAAGCATGTAAGCACATCATACAGGCACGAATTTTACTCCCAGATTCAAACATCATTGTGTAAGCTCCATTTCCAAACATTATAACTCCGAAAATAAATTCTATAACATTCCCCGTTGAACGAACATAGTAAATGTAATCATCAAGTTTTTCCCATAGCACATTGTAATATCCATCAATTATAAACAATGTATACACAGTGAGGGAAACAATTACTTTTAAGCACAATTCAACACAGAATGCTGTCACAGCAAACAACCAAGTATTCAATGTGTGGACCTGCCACAAGGTGCAGCTTAGTATAATTGGAAGAATGAAAAGGCTAATGGAGACCAAAAGAACAGGCAAGTGTCTTCTGAAGGAGGAAACGTGGGAGGCACTAAGTGACATCAGCACAGGATCTGTCATTCCATGAATGAAATGCAGGATTGCAGTCAATAGAAGGCACATGTTTCGACTAAGGCGAACTAGTCTTTCTTCAGGTTCCAGTCCACTCAATCCTGTCTGTAGTGCCAAAATGAAAAATAGAATTGGAGCCACAAACCCTAATCGTTTATCTTCTTCCTCAGTAGACCCAATGAAAGCTAGGATTCCAAGTCCCAGATAGTGTGCTAATGATGAGATGACTGCACTCATACCAAGAACAGTCAATGTCGAATCACAACCACTTATTATAAGATTGCAGAGcacttcccaagtgtcactccaggAAATAAAATAACTTTTGTTTCCTGACTCACCTTGTGTTACTTTAACAACATAAACTAAAATGATGGCCTGTGCCATTAGCCGAGTCAACCAGAAAACTCTCAATACATCAGGGAAACGAATCCTCTTCCATGTGTCCTCCACAATAACTTGTAATCCATAGATACGATACATATGCCGTACCAGCAAATAAACATATCTTATTGTATAATAAAACCATTTTATATTAATTGCAATGTAAAGTACAGTCTGTGCTGTTATATACATGCCTGAAAAGGCAACTAACAGATTCTGAAAGTCTTCTGGTAACTCCAAGGCCAGACCCAGTATAGGCAGTAGGAAATTTACCATAGTTAATGCAGAAAACATTGATGGAATGCACAGTAATGCTGCATAACCAACACCAAATGTGAGCTGAACAACAATAAGAGCCAACCACAATGTTGGACCATTGTGCGGCAACAGCTGCATCCCAAACACTGCTAAGTAGTAGGCGTTGTAGAAGTCTATGTGCAGAGTGGTGTAGTAGTTTACAAGGACAGAAGTTGTAGCAAGTAGAACAACACAGCCAAACATGTACAGTCTGAAGAGGGCTCTTTGGGATAAGATGAGAACAACACACGATGCGAGAAGACCTGAAAGACATTGAAAAACATTATTAATGTAAATAGATAAAATTTTAAATACAATTTCACAACATTCACATGTAATCGCTTATTTGATATATCCTTCACATTTGCAGCACAAAAACTAACAACAATGCTTCATCCAAACTATTTCTTTTCATTAtcattcagttacttacctgctTAATCTTAAATGACAAATTTAATCAagaaaaagtatgtaaagctgaGGAACCTAGAATCAAAGATTATAAAAGAAGCCAGAAATGAGCTTGAAGGGTATTAGGAAAGGCAGGCAGGGCCAAGAAAATTCCTTGGCAAATAGAATCAAAGAGAATCTCTAGACATCCCACACATACATCAACAGCAAGAGGATAGCGAGGGAGACGGTAGGACTATTCAAAGGTATAGTAGCTTGGATGTGGAAGATGTGGACAAGAACCTTCATTTGTAGTTTACATCACTATTAGTTATCAACAAGGACATGGAGGAATTGAAAATGTATATgggagggttagtaagtttggagcagcagaggccaaactgagatctgaaagaggtttaAAGAAgaatatgagaggcatagagtacACAAACAGTAAGTTTGCACCatggttgaaatatctaataccagggatcatgcatttaaggtgacaaAGGAGGTGGGAGGTCattttttaatttatatatatatatatatatatatatatatatatatagtggtaggtgcctggaaatgcactgcctggggtgtgATACATTAAAGACCACCAGATACGTTAGATACTTTGAAGgaatatggaaggatatggacattctgtaggcagaggggattagctTAGTTGGCCAcatgattactaatttaattggtttggtatAACATTGGGGGATGAAGGGCTTGCtccaatgctctatgttctaatatAGTTGCTTCAGTTATTCCATAAAATAATGGCATGTGCTTTTGAACCATATTTTGAGTAAAAATTTCTCACTAACTCCTAACTGATTTTACAGATCAAATGCCAGGAAAACTACCTGTCCAACATCTGCACTACCAAATATTCTTATACCATAAAGACCATTACAAGGTCATCTCTCGACCTAGGGACTAGTCTGTGCATATTTATTCAGAACATTCCACCCCCAAAAGTGAACCCCAATGTTTCATAGCCTGATTAAAGTGTCAGAAATCCATTCAGCctccaattcccactgctgcatgtaaagagtttgtacattctccccacgaccaagtgggttttctccaggtactctggattcctcccacagttcaaagtagtaccagttggtaggttaattgtaaattgtcccttgataggctagggttaaatcagaggttgctgggcggtgcagcttgaagggcctatttcatgttgtatctcaataaacaaataaaaccaaGAAGGTCACAGACTGGGAGAATGCACTCAATCTTTTTCCCCAGAGTTGGGGAAATAAAGAACTAGAGGGCTTAGATTtaaagtgagtggggaaagattcAATAGGAACTGGAGGGCAATTTTTGTTAAAACAGAGCGTGTTAAGTATGTGGAACTAGCTCCCACAGGAAGTATTGAGGCAGGTTCAATAACATTCAAAAGATACTCGGACAGGTACATTGATAGAAAATGTTTAGAAAGTTATGGATCAACACTGACCGATGGGATTAACTTCGACAGGCATCTTGATCCACATGGATCAGCTGGGTTAAAGTGTTCTTTTCAGTGCTGCATGCTCTAttgtaatcttctagattcctcaTTTGACAGAATCAAGAAGGAAAAAAACAGCAAAGAAATGAGGCCATTATATTCTtcatactttttttaaaatggtTGAAGAGCGGGTTAAGTGCTCAGCTTGCAAGTTCAAGTACTTGGTCAATTTTCCATAAAATGGACTACGGCAAGTTTTCCAGGACAGTACTAGCTTGGtagcagtattttttttaatataaaaagagCGTTGCAATAAGAAATGGTCCCCTAAAATGGTACGAGGGGTTAGTTACTTCAATTACTGGAAAGTTTATTCAAAACCAAATTGATCCACagaatttaatttcccaaatctCTATTTAATCTGCTTCAAGGAAATAATTTGAATGACTTTAGAACATTACCTATAATCAAACCCAAGCACGAGAATACAAAAGTCAGACTCATGAGGTTATATTTCATAACAAACTTGAAGGAATTTTTAAGGGCATATTAAAATAGTTTCCGAAGCTGCACCAATACAGCGCCTGCCACCAACGGGTGCAAAATTAGGTGAGCAGCAAAATGCAGTCGAGGATTGTGTTAGTAAAAGTCGTTAAGTTGTAAAATTTTCCAATGTTTGGTCTGAGATTATTCAACCTCAAAGTTACAATGACAGATCAATGGATGATTTTCTTTCCACAAATGGAAGTAATTTGACTGAATCATTCAGCTTCTGTAAATAATAATCAAAACCCAAATGAAGTGGGTGTTTAAAGAGAGAATTTATCACTGTTTTAAGCATGGTTTCTGGATTGCTGACTTTGAACCATGACATTAATGTGCAAAAGGGGAAAATGTAACAAGAGTCATCCTCATCACTATCATAGTGTTCAATTTGAAGCAACAAAGTGTGGTCAGATTCAAATAATCCATTGAAAATCTACAGCAAGTATCACATGGAATTATACACCACATAGAGAAAGCCCCAGTACAGAATGTCTTATCGAATGACTGGACTTTGCATTGTGGAATCAGTCTTTACAGAATTCTTATAGTAAAGGAGGCTGCATTCAAATCCATAATGGTATTATATAACAACAGTCCATTTGCAGTCCAGTTAGTCCACTGTTTTACAAATTATTTTCCTTGAGTTATTTATCAAGCTACTTCCTGAAAGCTACTACATCTACCAGTTGCACTGTCAAGACCCTAAATACACAGGTGCATACAAGTTACTCATATTTTTGATTCTTTTACCCCCTAGTCCTCAATCCTGCTGTCAAAAATCAAAAAGCTGCTTACAGACTTCAGGatgagccagtcctcagaggatcagaggtggagagggtttgtTGTTGCTCTGTCATTAAGTCAAGTCCGACTCTTCGTGACCTCATTAACCATAGGGCTTTCATGGTAAGATACGGaaatagattgccaggccttcctTCCGCGCAGATACTGCtactgcccaggttgggacctggctgggtttgaactcatgaccacctgccttgaagtccagtgctgatgccactacaccaatgggttaacaactttaaattctgagatgttaccatttcagagaacctgtcctgggcccagcacatatgtGCAATTAGGTAGAAAGTACGGCAACACTTCTACTTTCTTGGGAATTTGTGGAAATTCcacatgacacctaaaactttgacaaacaccTACAGAGTAGAAGAGtagattgactggttgcatcacagcttagtatggaaacaccaaagcccttgaaaggaaaatcctacaaaaaaacagtggataaggcccagtccatcacaggtaaagcccttccaaccattCAACACATCTAGATAAAATGCTGTCACaataaaacagcatccatcaccagatACCTTCACCAATCagaccatgctcccttctcacagctgccagcaGGAAAGTGGTAcaagaccctcaggactctcacaaccagtttcaggaacagttgctacccctcaatcatcaggctcttgaacaaaaagggataacttcactcaattttacttgcaccatcactgaaatgttcctacaactcaTGGTCTTACTTTCAAGAAATCTAAATCTGATGTTTGacatttattttttgtttatttattattataaataccactttttgtatttgcacagtttgctgccttctgcattctggttgaaagCCATTgatgggcagtctttcattgatcatattattctatagatttattgagcatgctcacaggaaaatgaatttcagggttgtataaggtgacatgtacatgctttgaaaataaaattttgaAAAGGAACTGGCTCCCTCTACTCTGTCGATACATTGGCTATTTTAATTAGTTGAATCACATCCCATTACTGCTTTTGCTTACAGAAGATGTGTTTAACCTGTTACCCTGCATTTTAAAAGTTCATTCATAAGAATGCTCTGCTATTCAATGGAATCATGACTAATCTGGCTTTTCTCAAGTCCACTTCCTCAAACTTACCCTGTTACCCAATTTCCTTAATTAGAATTTTGGACTTCTATTTTTATAAATAGCTTTCTTCTGCATTAATTCCACAGTTTTTGCATCCTTCCCAAATTGTGAGGACTCTAGTAAAATTTTAATAACCTAGCATCCAATGGGTTAGAAATTATGGAGCTGCAATTGGCTCACCCAGAATGTGTACGGGTGAGTATAAAAACAGATTGTGAGCTAGAGCTAGAATGCGGTTGATTTGCAGCCAGTTGAGGTCTGGAGAGTTTGCATATTCTCAGTTCTCTTCAAACAAACCAGGAAAAGATAGTtataacaaaaataaaaaaatagtaaatgctgaaaatttgaaaaaaatagaAAAGACTGGAAGAAACCCAGCAGGCTAGGCGCTCTgaaaagaaaaacagagttaatgtttcaagtcaaagaACCTTTGTATCAAGGTAGTTGGGACTGTAGAGGATTCAGAAATGAAGAAATACCAGGAAATCAGAGGAATGTGGTTTAGACAGAAGCAAGTCAGTCCAACATCGTCACATTAAAAATGAGTAAATTACAATATTACAATATTACCAACCGTAGTTTTGTCTGTTTTCTCACTGTTTCTATGATGCTTTATCATAATTTGGTATACTATTTTTCCCCATTATAGCAACAAATTTAATATAAGTAAAAAGCTCTAAAAAATCACTTTACCCTGATTTGTCATACCATTTGCCTTAAACAAACAGAATGAATGGAAATGTCTTCCATCTAAATACTGGAAAAACTATGGACTTCCCTTTGTTAATAATCTTCCaattctgtactctttcaattttgaCAAAAATATCGTTTGCTGGCTGGGTATAATGCTTTCTATGATTTATGCTCAACTACTCCCACTCTAAACCATCCTGTCTGTATTTACCCAATTCCCAACTAATGTTTCTCAAAATGTACCTCTT from Hypanus sabinus isolate sHypSab1 chromosome 1, sHypSab1.hap1, whole genome shotgun sequence includes these protein-coding regions:
- the rnf139 gene encoding E3 ubiquitin-protein ligase RNF139, which encodes MSSQWVSVGSHLRGVLDVALRVPCIFVIDAILNSYYDGEEPLPVVARQVSQRLLGLLASCVVLILSQRALFRLYMFGCVVLLATTSVLVNYYTTLHIDFYNAYYLAVFGMQLLPHNGPTLWLALIVVQLTFGVGYAALLCIPSMFSALTMVNFLLPILGLALELPEDFQNLLVAFSGMYITAQTVLYIAINIKWFYYTIRYVYLLVRHMYRIYGLQVIVEDTWKRIRFPDVLRVFWLTRLMAQAIILVYVVKVTQGESGNKSYFISWSDTWEVLCNLIISGCDSTLTVLGMSAVISSLAHYLGLGILAFIGSTEEEDKRLGFVAPILFFILALQTGLSGLEPEERLVRLSRNMCLLLTAILHFIHGMTDPVLMSLSASHVSSFRRHLPVLLVSISLFILPIILSCTLWQVHTLNTWLFAVTAFCVELCLKVIVSLTVYTLFIIDGYYNVLWEKLDDYIYYVRSTGNVIEFIFGVIMFGNGAYTMMFESGSKIRACMMCLHAYFNIYLQACNGWKTFINRRTAVKKINSLPEVKGSNLHDIGDVCAICYQEFTTSARITPCNHYFHALCLRKWLYIQDTCPMCHQGVYIEENQSDSIAFANNNGNVPQQMVEHLVVAAAAVDADSDLNEDNDSIEYDEEEWATQNANIGVVDEYLDDDTDASDE